A genomic stretch from Chiloscyllium punctatum isolate Juve2018m chromosome 40, sChiPun1.3, whole genome shotgun sequence includes:
- the naa60 gene encoding N-alpha-acetyltransferase 60 produces MTDIVSSTILSEIQLRLLCHDDIDTVKLLCGDWFPIEYPDSWYRDITSNKKFFSLAATYKGGIVGMIVAEIKSRSKVHKEDGDILASSFPIETQVAYILSLGVVKDFRKHGIGSLLLESLKDHISTTAQDHCKAIYLHVLTTNSTAIHFYENRDFKQHHYLPYYYSIRGVLKDGFTYVLYINGGHPPWTIFDYLQHIGSTLVNLRPCSIPQRIYRQAQNLIRSFLPWPGISAKGGIEYSRAM; encoded by the exons ATGACAGACATCGTATCCTCCACCATACTTAGTGAAATACAACTTCGGTTACTCTGTCAtgatgacatagatacagtgaaGCTTCTATGTGGTGACTGGTTCCCAATAGA GTACCCAGATTCATGGTACCGGGACATCACATCCAACAAAAAATTTTTTTCCTTGGCAGCCACATATAAAGGTGGTATTGTGGGGATGATAGTAGCAGAAATAAAAAGTCGATCAAAGGTACATAAAGAG GATGGAGATATTTTGGCCTCAAGTTTTCCCATAGAGACACAAGTTGCTTACATTTTAAGTCTAGGGGTTGTAAAAGACTTCAGGAAACATGGAATAG GTTCTTTGTTACTTGAAAGCCTGAAGGACCATATATCAACCACAGCTCAAGACCATTGCAAAGCAATCTATTTGCATGTCCTTACTACCAATAGTACTGCCATCCACTTCTATGAAAATAGAGACTTTAAACAACATCATTACTTGCCCTATTATTACTCTATACGTGGTGTTTTGAAGGATGGCTTCACATATGTTCTTTATATCAATGGGGGACATCCTCCTTGGACAATCTT TGACTATCTTCAACACATTGGCTCAACTCTGGTGAACTTGAGGCCTTGCTCCATTCCCCAGCGAATATATCGTCAGGCACAGAATCTTATTCGCAGTTTTTTACCCTGGCCTGGTATCTCAGCGAAAGGTGGTATAGAGTACAGCAGGGCAATGTGA